Proteins from one Desmodus rotundus isolate HL8 chromosome 9, HLdesRot8A.1, whole genome shotgun sequence genomic window:
- the SDF2 gene encoding stromal cell-derived factor 2 isoform X1, whose protein sequence is MAVVSLLLFGTLCSAVGASNLAVVTCGSVVKLLNTRHNVRLHSHDVRYGSGSGQQSVTGVTSVDDSNSYWRIRGKTSTVCERGTPIRCGQPIRLTHVNTGRNLHSHHFISPLSRNQEVSAFGEEGEGDYLDDWTVLCNGPYWVRDGEVRFKHSSTEVLLSVTGEQYGRPISGQKEVHGMAQPSQNNYWKAMEGIFMKPSELLKVEAHHAEL, encoded by the exons ATGGCTGTGGTATCGCTACTGTTGTTCGGGACTTTGTGTAGTGCCGTGGGAGCGTCCAATCTGGCTGTCGTTACGTGCGGTTCTGTGGTGAAGTTACTCAATACGCGCCACAACGTGCGACTGCACTCACACGACGTGCGCTACGGATCAG GTAGTGGGCAGCAGTCAGTGACAGGTGTGACCTCTGTGGATGACAGCAATAGCTACTGGAGGATACGGGGAAAGACCTCCACAGTGTGTGAGAGGGGAACCCCCATCAGATGTGGCCAGCCCATCCGGCTGACACATGTCAACACTGGCCGAAACCTCCATAGCCACCACTTCATTTCGCCGCTTTCTAGAAACCAG GAAGTGAGTGCTTTTGGTGAGGAAGGTGAAGGCGATTATCTGGATGACTGGACAGTGCTCTGTAACGGGCCCTACTGGGTGAGGGATGGCGAGGTGCGGTTCAAGCATTCTTCCACCGAGGTTCTGCTGTCTGTCACAGGAGAGCAATATGGTCGACCCATCAGTGGGCAAAAAGAGGTACATGGCATGGCTCAGCCAAGCCAGAACAACTACTGGAAAGCCATGGAAGGCATCTTCATGAAACCCAGTGAGTTGCTGAAGGTAGAAGCCCACCATGCAGAGCTCTGA
- the SDF2 gene encoding stromal cell-derived factor 2 isoform X2 has product MSSEANEYRGSGQQSVTGVTSVDDSNSYWRIRGKTSTVCERGTPIRCGQPIRLTHVNTGRNLHSHHFISPLSRNQEVSAFGEEGEGDYLDDWTVLCNGPYWVRDGEVRFKHSSTEVLLSVTGEQYGRPISGQKEVHGMAQPSQNNYWKAMEGIFMKPSELLKVEAHHAEL; this is encoded by the exons atgagttctgaagccaatgagtacCGAG GTAGTGGGCAGCAGTCAGTGACAGGTGTGACCTCTGTGGATGACAGCAATAGCTACTGGAGGATACGGGGAAAGACCTCCACAGTGTGTGAGAGGGGAACCCCCATCAGATGTGGCCAGCCCATCCGGCTGACACATGTCAACACTGGCCGAAACCTCCATAGCCACCACTTCATTTCGCCGCTTTCTAGAAACCAG GAAGTGAGTGCTTTTGGTGAGGAAGGTGAAGGCGATTATCTGGATGACTGGACAGTGCTCTGTAACGGGCCCTACTGGGTGAGGGATGGCGAGGTGCGGTTCAAGCATTCTTCCACCGAGGTTCTGCTGTCTGTCACAGGAGAGCAATATGGTCGACCCATCAGTGGGCAAAAAGAGGTACATGGCATGGCTCAGCCAAGCCAGAACAACTACTGGAAAGCCATGGAAGGCATCTTCATGAAACCCAGTGAGTTGCTGAAGGTAGAAGCCCACCATGCAGAGCTCTGA